Below is a genomic region from Leptospira yasudae.
AAGATTCCAATGGAAGGCGTTACAAAATCATACGATCAGTTCTATTCGGGAATGAGTTTGAACCTGAGCATCGTTTTGATTTCGTTGACGATCCTTCTTTGGTTCTTATCGAATCTTGCAGAATCTGATCCACGTGCGACCTTGAAACTTTTGCTTCCGATTTTCTTTTGTATCGCCGCTTTTTCGGTTACTGGTTTTTTCTATTTCTTTGCGGCACCGACACTGATTTCATCGTTGGGTTCGATTTCACTTTTGGCGAGCATCGCGATCTTGCAAAAGAAATTATAATAAGAATTGAGATTCGATATTCTTTCGAAGGGATCGGTTCCGTTCGACAATTGACTGTGAAAGATTATGTTGTCGGAAGTACTACGATTGAACCGTAAAACTCGAATGGCCCCCACCCGAATTGGGTGGTGGTGGCGGGCTCCGTGGGAGAAATCGGCTGAATTTCCGTTAACAGGAAAATCGCCGGATGTCAACTTGGATTCTATCTAAAAACCGTTGTCGTACCTACGACATCAGTTACTTAATTAGCTTGCACGCATAATGAAAGACATCCGAGGAGGACGGAGTCGCTCAGGTAAAATCCAAATCCATTCCTTCTTGAATCAAAATTCGAAGCGCATTGCTCGTTTCCACCAACCCGTCTCGAATCTTATAATCGAAGTGCATGGTTCCGTTTAAAATTTCCTCCTGAAAATGTTTTAACACGACGCCGTCCACCTTTGCAAGTTCGAGATCGTGGCTTGTCACCAAACCGACCACTCGATTCTTTTTGAGTTCCTTTAAGATTCCTTTGCACGCAAGAGAACGTTCTCTCGTATTGGTTCCTTTTAAAATTTCATCGAGCAAAACAAGATGCGGTTTACTGCCGTCTTTGATCTTTTTAACGATCTCGGAAAGCCTTCTTACTTCCGCATAAAAGAAAGAGATTCCTTCTTCCAAGTTGTCCTCGTTTCTCATGCTCGTATGAACTTTCAACACGGGGAGTGAAAATTCTTTTGCAGGCGCCGGACCTCCGGCCAAAGAAAGAATGGAGGCAACGCCGATCGTACGCAGATACGTCGTTTTGCCGGACATATTCGAACCCGTGATTAAAACGACATTCCCTTCTTCAATCGCTTCCAAAGGATTGGAAAC
It encodes:
- a CDS encoding LIC_13387 family protein, whose translation is MKPKLLIRIAAIMMLIFAIGHSIGHFTRYNTTNPQAVTVISTMQQTKIPMEGVTKSYDQFYSGMSLNLSIVLISLTILLWFLSNLAESDPRATLKLLLPIFFCIAAFSVTGFFYFFAAPTLISSLGSISLLASIAILQKKL